In a genomic window of Chrysemys picta bellii isolate R12L10 chromosome 1, ASM1138683v2, whole genome shotgun sequence:
- the LOC135981643 gene encoding uncharacterized protein LOC135981643, producing the protein MKDRGHNRDAQQCRVKIKALRQAYQKAREANGRSGAELQTCRFYAELHAILGGAATTTPTVCFDSVNGETRIREAGSGYTEDDDDDDEDNEDSSQQGSGETGFPNSQDMFITLDLEPVTPELTQGVLPDPEGTQGTSAATVSPLQRLAKIRRRKQWTRDDMFTEFQMSSHAERAQQNAWRQSMSDYRKAQYEREERWRAESRDEQSKWRAEDDRWRQLADRRQESMLRLLEHQTDMIQHMVELQERKQEQRLLLQDPV; encoded by the exons atgaaggacagaggccataacagggacgcacagcagtgccgcgtgaaaattaaggcgctaaggcaagcctaccaaaaagccagagaggcaaacggaaggtctggggcagagctgcaaacatgccgcttctacgcggagctgcatgccattctagggggtgcagccaccactaccccaaccgtgtgctttgactccgtcaatggagaaacacgcatcagggaagcgggttcggggtacacggaagatgatgatgatgatgatgaagacaatgaagatagctcacaacaaggaagtggagaaaccggtttccccaacagccaggatatgtttatcaccctggacctggaaccagtaacccctgaactcacccaaggcgtgctcccagaccctgagggcacacaagggacctctg ctgcaactgtttctcctttgcagaggctagcaaagattagaaggagaaaacagtggactcgggatgatatgttcacggagttccagatgtcctcccacgctgaaagagcacagcagaatgcgtggaggcagtcaatgtcagactacagaaaagcacaatatgaacgagaggagaggtggcgggctgaatcgcgggatgaacagagcaagtggcgggctgaagatgataggtggcgtcagcttgcagacagaaggcaagagtcgatgctccggctgctggagcatcaaactgatatgatccagcatatggttgagctgcaggaaaggaagcaggagcagagactgctgcTACAGgaccctgtgtaa